Genomic window (Leptotrichia sp. oral taxon 212):
TCTATTACACCATCTTTTAATCTTATTATTCTTTTACAATGTTCCGCTACATCTTCTTCATGGGTAACCATTACTATCGTTGTTCCATTATCATTTAACTTTTTAAATATTTCCAGAACCTCTTCTCCTGATTTTGAATCCAAATTTCCTGTAGGCTCATCTGCTAAAAGAATTCTAGGATTGTTTATTATTGCCCTCGCTATTGCTACCCTCTGTCTCTGACCTCCTGACATTTCACTGGGTTTATGATGTATTCTTTCTCCAAGTCCAACGCTTTCAAGTGCTTCTATTGCCCTCTTTACCCTTTCATTCTTTTTCACTCCAGCATAAAGTGCCGGAAGAGCTACATTTTCAACTGCGGTCATTTTAGGAAGAAGATTAAATGTCTGAAAGACAAATCCTATTTTCTTATTTCTAACTTCAGCAAGTGCATCTCCTTTTATGGTTGATACATCCTGGTTATCAAGAATATACTTTCCTGATGTCAGGCTATCCAGACATCCCAGAATATTCATAAGAGTGGACTTCCCACTTCCTGAAGGTCCCATAAATGCAACATATTCTCCTTCCTTCACAGAAAGATTAAGCCCTTTTAATACGGTCAGTTCCAAATGTCCTGTTTTATATGTTTTTACTATATCGCTTACGTCTATCATAAAGATTTACCTCTAATTCATATAATTCGTGTTTCCTACATTGGCGGTCCTCCGGGACCTCCTCCTTTACCTTTTTTCTTATTACTTTTAACATT
Coding sequences:
- a CDS encoding ABC transporter ATP-binding protein, which translates into the protein MIDVSDIVKTYKTGHLELTVLKGLNLSVKEGEYVAFMGPSGSGKSTLMNILGCLDSLTSGKYILDNQDVSTIKGDALAEVRNKKIGFVFQTFNLLPKMTAVENVALPALYAGVKKNERVKRAIEALESVGLGERIHHKPSEMSGGQRQRVAIARAIINNPRILLADEPTGNLDSKSGEEVLEIFKKLNDNGTTIVMVTHEEDVAEHCKRIIRLKDGVIEKDEIVYNRRGV